One Pyrococcus furiosus DSM 3638 genomic region harbors:
- a CDS encoding threonine--tRNA ligase: MRMLLIHSDYIEYEVKDKAIKNPEPISEEEKKGRMDEVLVAFISVEKVDEKNPDEVVEKAINEIIEVAKQVKAENLFVYPFAHLSSELAKPSVAQEVLRRIYEGLKERGYNVGKAPFGYYKAFRISCKGHPLAELSRTIVPEEAKVEEVPEALKKEETELVSYWYILTPEGELVEVDKFDFTGHENLRKFANYEIAKSRIADKEPPHVRLMLEHELVDYEPGSDPGNLRYYPKGRLIKSLLEQYVSEKVIEYGAMEVETPIMYDFEHPALEKYLNRFPARQYIVLSGDKRYFLRFAACFGQFMISKDATISYRNLPLRMYELTRYSFRREKRGELSGLRRLRAFTMPDMHTLAKDIEQAKDEFKKQFKLSMEVLGGVGLTPDDYEVAIRFTEDFWNEHKDFIIELVKLIGKPVLIEMWKQRFFYFILKFEFNFVDNLDKAAALSTVQIDVENAERFGITYYDENGEEKYPLILHCSPSGAIERVMYAILEKQAKLMQEGKKPMFPLWLSPIQVRVIPVSKEYLDYALYVAGKIEGARIRVDVDDEDERLSKKIRRAEKEWIPYIVVVGEKEKETGTITVRRREDGKQYETRIEELIKEIKQKTEGFPYKPRPLPLLLSQRPKFRG, encoded by the coding sequence ATGAGAATGCTTCTAATTCACAGCGACTATATCGAGTACGAAGTCAAGGACAAGGCCATTAAAAACCCAGAACCGATAAGTGAGGAGGAAAAGAAAGGAAGAATGGACGAAGTTCTCGTCGCATTCATAAGCGTCGAGAAAGTTGATGAAAAGAATCCAGATGAGGTTGTTGAGAAGGCAATCAACGAGATAATAGAGGTTGCAAAGCAGGTAAAAGCTGAGAACCTCTTCGTTTATCCCTTCGCCCACTTAAGCAGTGAGCTTGCAAAGCCCTCAGTTGCTCAGGAAGTCCTTAGAAGAATATACGAAGGACTTAAAGAGAGGGGTTACAACGTTGGAAAGGCACCGTTCGGCTACTATAAGGCCTTCAGGATAAGTTGTAAGGGACACCCATTGGCAGAGCTGAGCAGAACAATAGTCCCAGAAGAGGCAAAGGTGGAGGAAGTTCCAGAGGCCCTCAAGAAAGAAGAAACCGAGTTGGTAAGCTATTGGTACATCTTAACCCCCGAGGGAGAGTTAGTGGAGGTTGATAAATTCGACTTCACGGGCCATGAAAACCTAAGGAAGTTCGCCAACTATGAGATAGCTAAGAGTAGAATTGCCGATAAGGAACCTCCGCACGTTAGGTTAATGCTCGAGCATGAGCTCGTTGATTATGAACCTGGGAGTGACCCAGGAAACCTTCGCTATTATCCAAAGGGTAGGCTAATCAAATCGCTCCTCGAGCAGTACGTAAGTGAGAAGGTCATCGAGTACGGGGCAATGGAGGTTGAGACCCCGATAATGTACGACTTCGAGCACCCAGCATTGGAGAAGTACTTAAACAGATTCCCTGCAAGGCAGTACATAGTGCTGAGCGGGGATAAGAGGTACTTCTTGAGGTTTGCAGCTTGCTTTGGCCAGTTCATGATAAGTAAGGATGCAACTATAAGCTATAGGAACTTGCCGCTGAGGATGTACGAGCTCACCCGCTATTCATTCAGGAGAGAGAAGAGGGGGGAGCTCTCAGGTTTGAGGAGGCTCAGAGCATTTACAATGCCGGATATGCATACATTAGCCAAAGACATAGAGCAGGCGAAGGATGAGTTCAAGAAGCAGTTCAAGCTGAGCATGGAGGTACTTGGGGGTGTTGGGTTAACCCCAGATGACTATGAAGTGGCCATAAGATTTACGGAGGACTTCTGGAACGAGCACAAGGACTTCATAATTGAATTGGTAAAGCTAATAGGAAAGCCCGTGCTCATTGAGATGTGGAAGCAGAGGTTCTTCTACTTTATACTCAAGTTCGAGTTCAACTTCGTCGACAACCTTGACAAAGCGGCAGCATTAAGCACAGTTCAAATTGACGTTGAGAACGCCGAGAGGTTTGGAATTACGTACTACGATGAGAACGGAGAAGAGAAGTACCCACTGATCCTCCATTGTTCGCCTAGCGGTGCAATTGAAAGGGTTATGTACGCTATTCTCGAAAAGCAGGCTAAGCTGATGCAGGAAGGAAAGAAGCCAATGTTCCCGCTCTGGCTCAGCCCAATTCAAGTAAGGGTAATCCCGGTGAGCAAAGAATACTTGGACTATGCACTGTACGTTGCTGGAAAGATAGAAGGGGCAAGAATAAGGGTTGATGTGGACGATGAAGACGAAAGGCTGAGCAAGAAGATCAGGAGGGCGGAGAAGGAGTGGATACCCTACATAGTGGTTGTGGGAGAGAAGGAGAAAGAGACTGGAACGATAACAGTAAGGAGGAGAGAGGACGGCAAACAATACGAGACAAGGATTGAGGAGCTCATAAAGGAGATAAAGCAGAAGACGGAGGGCTTCCCCTACAAGCCAAGGCCCTTACCTCTCTTACTCAGCCAGAGGCCAAAGTTCAGGGGCTGA